GTCGAGCACGCGCTGACCGGCGGCGATGATGCCAAGGCCGCGTCCTATGTCGAGTGCGCCGTGGGCGACACGCTGCTGTGGGGCGTCGGGGTGGACACCTCCACGGTCACCGCAGCGCTGCGTTCGGTGGTCTCGGCGGTCAACCGCGCCCAGCGCTGAGCGAGCTCTTCTGTGGCGGTGGCCGGGGTCGATCCTGGCCACCGCGCATCGATCCGCGCGACCCCAGGCTGTCCGGTTCGGGCCGTTCTCTCGCGGCAACCGGACGGTTCGCACCGCACCGCCCGCCGGCCTCGTCCGATGGCGGAGCCACCGATCGGGGCCGGTTCGCCGCAGAATCGACCACGGGCGAGAGCCGGTTGAACTCGATCGATCCGGCGCACCGTCGACTTGCGACGCCGGTCCGTCGCCCAGATGGTGGTGGGCGTCGGCTGTGGTGACCGGGCTACCGCCCAGTCGATCAGTGCGAAACCGGATGTCAGTACTGTGAACGGAATTCTTGTTCTGCTGTGGCCCTACTAGCGATGAATGGAGACGGCATGAGCGCCGGATCGGACGAGGGACTGCGCTGGTGGGTCGACTGCACGGACGCCTCCGGGCGATCCAGGCAGCTCACCGTTCTCGTATTGGGCGACCGGGTCGCCGTCGTGACGCCACCCGGCGAGACCGCCGTCATGGAGCCCTCCGATGCCGTGGGACTCGCTCAGGCCCTGGAGCGGGCCTCGGAGGCGCAGAAGGTGATCGCCGACGGCAGACCGTTGCACCCCGAGACCATCGGCTGACGAGGAAGACCGACCCGAACAATGCGGCTCGACCCGGATTCCGGGTCGAGCCGCATCTCGTTTCGCAGAGGCGAACGGCCGGTTACTTCTGGTCCATCACCTCGGTGATCGAGGCCGGACCGGCCGCCGTCGTGTGCGCCGCGCTCGCCGCGAGGTCCGGATCGACGGCCTCCGCCTTGACCGCGTGCTGTTCGATCTTGCCGTCGCGGATGTCCTCGGCGAAGTGGCAGGCGACCTTGTGGCCGGGCGCCAGCTCCCGCAACGCGGGCCGCTCGGTGTCGCAGCGCGTCTCCTGCCGCCAGGGACACCTGGTGTGGAACCGACAGCCGCTGGGCGGCGCGGCGGGCGAGGGCAGATCGCCGGTGAGCAGGATGTGCTCCCGTCGATCCTCCAACGCCGGATCCGGCACCGGCACCGCCGAGAGCAGCGCCCGCGTGTACGGGTGCAGCGGCTCGGTGTACAGCGAGTCCGAGGTCGCCTCCTCGACGATCCCGCCCAGGTACATCACGCCGACCCGATCCGAGATGTGCCGGACGACCGCCAGGTCGTGGGCGATCACCAGATAGGTCAGGCCGAACTCCTTCTGGAGGTCGCCGAGCAGGTTGATCACCTGCGCCTGCACGGAGACGTCCAGCGCCGACACCGGTTCGTCGGCCACGATGAGATCGGGATTGACCGTCAGGGCGCGGGCGATGCCGATCCGCTGCCGCTGACCGCCGGAGAACTCGTGCGGATATTTGCGCAGCGCGCTCTCGGGCAGGCCGACGGCCTTGAGCAACGTCCGCAGCCGCTCGTTGGTCGCCTCCTGGTCCTTGGCCAATCCGTGGGCCTTCAGCCCCTCCACCAGGATCGACTCGACCGACTGGCGGGGGTCCAGCGAGGACAGCGGGTCCTGGAAGACCATCTGCATCCGCTTGCGCATCCGCCGCAGCGGCTCGCCCTTGAGGGTCGACAGGTCGGTTCCATCGAAGACGACCTTGCCCTTGACCTCGTCCACCAGCCGCAACAGCGCCCGGCCGAGGGTGGACTTACCGCAGCCGGACTCGCCGACCAGGCCATAGGTCTCGCCACGGTGGATGGTCAGGTCGACCCCGTCCACCGCGTAGACATAGCCGACGGTGCGGTCCAGGATCATGCCGCGCTTGATCGGGAAGTGGACCTTGAGATCCTCGACCGAGACCAGGACCTCATCCCGGTTCTCCGCGACCTCGTCCGTCGCGGAGGTGTCGGCGGTTGCCGTGTCGGTGCTGGTCTCGCTCATCCGGTCACCTCCTGCGTTTCGTGCCGACGCGCGACCGGATTGTGGCAGCGCAGCAGGCGGTCGTCGTCGGACTCCATCGCCGGACTGATCTGCTCGCACTTGTCAAGTCGGTTCGGGCAGCGGGGCGCGAACGCACACGCCGAGTGCCACGGCAGGTTGTCCGCCATCGAACCCTCGATGGGGGTCAACCGCTCGCCCTTGGTGGAGTCGAGCCGGGGAATCGAGGCCAGCAGACCCGAGGTGTAGGGGTGTCGCGGCTCGGAGAACAGCCGATGCCTGCCCGCCCGTTCGACCATCCGGCCGCCGTAGAGCACGTTGACCTCGTCGCAGAGGCCCGCCACGACACCGAGGTCGTGGGTGATCATGATCAGCGCGGTGCCGGTGTCGCGCACCAGGCTCGCGAGCAGCGACAGGATCTGCGCCTGAATGGTGACGTCCAGGGCCGTGGTCGGCTCGTCGGCGATCAACAGCCTCGGCTTGCAGGCCAGGGCCATCGCGATGAGTCCGCGTTGCCGCATCCCACCGGAGAGCTGGTGCGGGTACTCGTCGAGCCTGCGGTTCGGGTCCGGGATCCCGACCCGGTCCAACAGCTCGGCGGCCTCGACCCTGGCCGCCTTGCGGGACATGCCGCGATGCCGCTCCAGCACCTCGGTGACCTGCAGGCCGATGGAGACCACCGGGTTCAACGAGGACAGCGGGTCCTGGAACACCATCCCGAGGTCCCGGCCACGGCGTTCGTCCATCTGCTTGCCGTTGAGCTTGAGCAGGTCGGTGCCCTCGAATTCGACGGTGCCGCCGACCTTGGCCCCGTGCTGGGGCAGCAGACCCATGATGGCCAGCGAGGTCACGGACTTACCGCAACCGGACTCGCCGACCAGGCCGACCGTCTGGCCGGGTTCCACATCGAAGCTGATGCCGTCGACCGCGGTGAAGGGCTTCTCGCCCTTGCGTTCGAAGACGACCGAGAGATCGCGAACTTCGAGGAGAGCCATCCTTATCGCCGCCTCTTCGGGTCAAGCGCGTCCCGCATCGACTCACCGACGAGGGTGAAGCCGAGCGCCACCAGGATGATGCAGCTCGCTGGATAGAACGCCAGGTGTGGATGTGAATCGATGATCGTCTGCGCGCCACCGAGCATCTGACCCCACTCGGGGATCGCGTCGTTGGCGGCGCCGAGACCCAGGAAGGATAGGGCGGCGGCGTCGATGATCGCGACCGCCAACACCAGGGTGGCCTGCACGATGACCGGGCCGAGTGCGTTGGGCAGCATGTGCCGGAACACGATCGCGCCTCGACGAACACCCAGTGCCTTGGCCGCCAACACGTGGTCGCTGGAGCGCTGCGCGAGCATCGCGCCCCGCAGCAACCGGGCGAAGACCGGGATCTGCACGATCGCCACCGCCAGGATCACGGTGAATTGAGTCTGCCCCGCGAACAGGGCGCCGATCGACACGGCCAGCAGCAGGGACGGGACCGACAGCATCACGTCGACCATCCGCATGACGAACGAGTCGACCCAGCCGCCGAAGGCACCGGCCAGGGTGCCGAGGGTGAGCCCGCCGCCGAGCCCGATCAGGGTGGCGAACAGCGCGACCAACAGGGTCTGCTGCGAACCCAGCAGCAACCGCGAGAGCAGGTCGCGACCGTTCTGGTCGCCGCCGAGCGGGTGGCCCTCCTGCGCGGGCGGAATGCTGTTGGTGGCCGCCGACACCTGGTCGGCAAGCATCCGGGTGCCAGGGTCGTGCGGTGCGAGGAATGGCGCCAACAGCGCCAACAGCACGAACAGACCGATGATGGTCACGCCGACCAGGAAGGTCGGGCTGCGGCGGAGTCTGCGCCAAGCGGAGGCCAGCAGGCTGGTGCCCGAGTCCGCTGCGGCCGTCTCGGCCACGGCGTCGATGCGCTCCTTGCGAGCGTTGCCTATCGCCATCACCGCGTCCTGATCCGGGGATCGATCGCCGCGTACGACAGATCGACCACCAGGTTCACCAGGACGTACACCATCGCCGCGGCGATGATCACGACCTGCAACACCGGAAAGTCCTTACGTTCGAAGCCCAACGCCAGCGCTTGTCCCAGCCCGGAGATGTTGAACACCCGTTCGGTGAGCACCGCCCCGGAGAGCAGCGCACCGGTCTGGAGACCGATGGTGGTGACCACCGGGAGCATCGCGTTGCGTAGTACGTGCCGCCGCCGGATCACCGAACCGGCCAGGCCCTTGGACTTGGCGGTGCGGACGTAGTCCTCGTCCAACACGTCCAGCACGGCGGCGCGGGTGATGCGGAAGATCACGGCGAACGGGATGGTCGACAGCGCGATCGCGGGCAGGATCAGGTGCAGCACGGCATCCCAGGCCGCATCCCATTCCCTGGTCATCAGGCCGTCGAGGATGTAGAAGCCGGTGATTCTGGTGGCATCCAGCCCGGTGCTCTGCCTACCGGAGGCGGGCAGCCAGCCCAGTTCGACGGCGAAGATCCACTTGAACAGGAAGGCCAGGAAGAAGACCGGGACGGCGATGCCGACCAGCGACCAGCCGATGCTCAGGTTGTCCAGCCAACCGCCTCGCCGCCGCGCGGCCAGGTAGCCCAGCGGGACGCCGACGGCGATCGCGATCAGGATCGCGAAGATCGACAACTCGAGGGTCGCCGGGAAGCGCTGGAGGAACACCTCCATCGCGGGAACTCCGCGCTGCACCCCGGTCGAGGTGCCGAAGTTCCCGGTGAGAGCACGTTCCAAGAAGCTGAAGTACTGCACGAAGATCGGCTGGTCCAAGCCCAGCTCGGCTCGCAACTGCGCTGCGGATTCGGGGGTGGAACGGTCTCCCAGGAGGGCCGAGACCGGCCCTCCTGGGAGTATCCGAAGCCAACCGAACAGCAGCACCGAGAGCACAGCGACGACCAGCACCATCTGGGCCAATCGCCGAACGGTGTATCGGAGCACGCGTTCGCCTTTGGTGGTGGGATTCGAGTCGAGTCGGGTCTCTTACGCCCTACTCTTCGGTCACGGTGATGGTGTTGAACTCCTCCGCCGTGAGGGGGCTGGTGACCAGGCCCTCGACGTTCGGGCCCACCACGATCGCGGGCGGCGAGTGCGACAGCGGGATCGAGGGCATCCAGTCGGACAGCATGTTGCGGTTGATGTCCTCGTAGAGACCGGCACGAATCTCGTCGTCCGGCTCGGCGTCGGCCTCCTGCAGCGCCTCGGACAGCTCCTCGCCGCCCTCGGACTCACCGGTGAAGAACTGGCCCTCGGTCTCGGTGAAGAAGGTGCCGATGAAGTTGTCGGCGGTGTTGTAGTCGCCGGTCCAACCGAGCAGGAACAGCTGGGCGTCACCCTGGTTGGTGCGCTCGGTGTAACCACCGTTCCACGAGGTGCTGACCGCTTCGACGGTGATGCCGACGGCCTCGAGGTCCTCGGAGATCGCGTTGAAGATGGTCTGCGGGTTCGGCATGTACGGCCGGGTGACCTCGGTCGGCCAGTGGAACTCCACCGTCAGGTCGGAGGCGCCTGCCTCCGCGAGCAGCTCCTCGGCGAGCTCCGGGTCGTACGCGTAGGTCTCGACGTCGTCGGCGTAGCCCTCGACCGACTCCGGGTAGAACTGGGTCGCGACCTCGGCACCGGCGGGCATCGTCGAGGTGACGAGCTCTTCGCGGTCGATGGCGTGCGCGAGGGCCTTGCGGACGCGCACGTCACGCAGCGCCTCGTTCTCCTTCTGGGAGATGCCCAGGTAGAGGATGTTGAACGGGTCGCGGATCTCGACCTTGTTGCCGCCGTCCTGCAAGGTCTGGTAGTCGGCCGGGTTCGGCAGGTCGTAACCGTCGATACCGCCGGACTGGAGCTCCTGGCGCCGGGTGGTCTCATCCGGGATGATCCGGAAGATCAGGTTGTCGATCTTCGCTGCGGCCTCGGCGTCCCAGTACTCGTCGTACTTGGTCAGCTCGATCGTCGCGTTGCCCTCGTCGTAAGACGCGAACTGGAACGGACCGGTACCGGTCGGGTGCTCCCGGGCGTAGTCGGAGAAGACGAAGCTGTCGCCCTCGGCCCGTACGTTGTCGGCCTCGTACTCCTCCAGCGCGGTGGGCGACTGCATGGAGAACGAGGGCAGACCCAGGATCGACGGGAACTTGCCGGTCGCCCTGGTCAGCTGGATGACGGCGGTGCTGTCGTCCTCGACGGAACACGACTCGAACAGCGAGGGGCTCTCGCCGTCGGAGAAGCCGCCGAAG
This Actinoalloteichus hymeniacidonis DNA region includes the following protein-coding sequences:
- a CDS encoding ABC transporter permease, which translates into the protein MLRYTVRRLAQMVLVVAVLSVLLFGWLRILPGGPVSALLGDRSTPESAAQLRAELGLDQPIFVQYFSFLERALTGNFGTSTGVQRGVPAMEVFLQRFPATLELSIFAILIAIAVGVPLGYLAARRRGGWLDNLSIGWSLVGIAVPVFFLAFLFKWIFAVELGWLPASGRQSTGLDATRITGFYILDGLMTREWDAAWDAVLHLILPAIALSTIPFAVIFRITRAAVLDVLDEDYVRTAKSKGLAGSVIRRRHVLRNAMLPVVTTIGLQTGALLSGAVLTERVFNISGLGQALALGFERKDFPVLQVVIIAAAMVYVLVNLVVDLSYAAIDPRIRTR
- a CDS encoding ABC transporter permease, with amino-acid sequence MAIGNARKERIDAVAETAAADSGTSLLASAWRRLRRSPTFLVGVTIIGLFVLLALLAPFLAPHDPGTRMLADQVSAATNSIPPAQEGHPLGGDQNGRDLLSRLLLGSQQTLLVALFATLIGLGGGLTLGTLAGAFGGWVDSFVMRMVDVMLSVPSLLLAVSIGALFAGQTQFTVILAVAIVQIPVFARLLRGAMLAQRSSDHVLAAKALGVRRGAIVFRHMLPNALGPVIVQATLVLAVAIIDAAALSFLGLGAANDAIPEWGQMLGGAQTIIDSHPHLAFYPASCIILVALGFTLVGESMRDALDPKRRR
- a CDS encoding ABC transporter ATP-binding protein, translating into MILDRTVGYVYAVDGVDLTIHRGETYGLVGESGCGKSTLGRALLRLVDEVKGKVVFDGTDLSTLKGEPLRRMRKRMQMVFQDPLSSLDPRQSVESILVEGLKAHGLAKDQEATNERLRTLLKAVGLPESALRKYPHEFSGGQRQRIGIARALTVNPDLIVADEPVSALDVSVQAQVINLLGDLQKEFGLTYLVIAHDLAVVRHISDRVGVMYLGGIVEEATSDSLYTEPLHPYTRALLSAVPVPDPALEDRREHILLTGDLPSPAAPPSGCRFHTRCPWRQETRCDTERPALRELAPGHKVACHFAEDIRDGKIEQHAVKAEAVDPDLAASAAHTTAAGPASITEVMDQK
- a CDS encoding ABC transporter ATP-binding protein; translated protein: MALLEVRDLSVVFERKGEKPFTAVDGISFDVEPGQTVGLVGESGCGKSVTSLAIMGLLPQHGAKVGGTVEFEGTDLLKLNGKQMDERRGRDLGMVFQDPLSSLNPVVSIGLQVTEVLERHRGMSRKAARVEAAELLDRVGIPDPNRRLDEYPHQLSGGMRQRGLIAMALACKPRLLIADEPTTALDVTIQAQILSLLASLVRDTGTALIMITHDLGVVAGLCDEVNVLYGGRMVERAGRHRLFSEPRHPYTSGLLASIPRLDSTKGERLTPIEGSMADNLPWHSACAFAPRCPNRLDKCEQISPAMESDDDRLLRCHNPVARRHETQEVTG
- a CDS encoding ABC transporter substrate-binding protein, translated to MATSRTAPRSRLLRLSAVGLAGALVLSACAESQRSDDTGGGSGEGGTFVFGAAGAPALFDPFFASDGETFRVSRQIFEGLVGFEPAGVDVEPELATDWESSEDGLTWTFNLQENVTFHDGTPFNAEAVCFNFDRWYNQEGTGQNPAISYYWNNTFGGFSDGESPSLFESCSVEDDSTAVIQLTRATGKFPSILGLPSFSMQSPTALEEYEADNVRAEGDSFVFSDYAREHPTGTGPFQFASYDEGNATIELTKYDEYWDAEAAAKIDNLIFRIIPDETTRRQELQSGGIDGYDLPNPADYQTLQDGGNKVEIRDPFNILYLGISQKENEALRDVRVRKALAHAIDREELVTSTMPAGAEVATQFYPESVEGYADDVETYAYDPELAEELLAEAGASDLTVEFHWPTEVTRPYMPNPQTIFNAISEDLEAVGITVEAVSTSWNGGYTERTNQGDAQLFLLGWTGDYNTADNFIGTFFTETEGQFFTGESEGGEELSEALQEADAEPDDEIRAGLYEDINRNMLSDWMPSIPLSHSPPAIVVGPNVEGLVTSPLTAEEFNTITVTEE